The DNA window CCCGGGCTGGGCCGCGACCTGGAGCCGGGGGCGACGCTCCTCCTGGACGACGGCAACCTGGTCCTGCGAGTCCGCCGCGTCCGGTCCGACGGGAGCATCGAGTGCGAGGTGGTGGTGGGCGGCCGCCTGCTCAGCGGCAAGAAGTGCCTGGCGCCGGGGACGCGCCTCTCGCTGCCGCCGCTCCTGCCGGAGGACGAGGCCGATCTGCGCCTGGGGCTGGAGCTGGAGGTCGACTTCGTGGCGGCCAGCTTCGTCCAGACCGCCGAAGACGTGCTGGCGGTGCGGCGCTTCCTGGAGGCGAACGCGCCCGCCGGGGCGCGGCTGCCGGAGATCGTCACCAAGGTGGAGACGCGCCACGCCGTCGACCACTTCGAGGAGATCCTGGAGGTTTCCGACGGGGTGATGGTGGCCAGGGGCGACCTGGGCCTGGAGATGGCCACCGAGGAGGTACCCTTCGCCCAGAAGCGCATCATCGCGCTGGCCAACCGGGCGGGCAAGCCGGTGATCACGGCCACTCAGATGCTGGAGTCCATGGTGGTCCACGCCTCGCCCACCCGAGCCGAGGCGGCCGACGTGGCCAACGCGGTCCTGGACGGGAGCGACGCGGTCATGCTCAGCGCCGAGAGCGCCACGGGCGCCCACCCGGTGGAGGCGGTGCGGATGATGGCGCGCATCGCCGAGCGGGCCGACGCCGAGCTGGTGGCCCGGCGCCGGCGCGAGAGCCCGTCGGCCTTTTTGCCCGCCACGGTCACCGAGGCCATCAGCCTGGCCTCGGTGACGACGGCGACGGCCCTGGAGGCCGCCGCCATCATCACGCCCACCCAGTCGGGCCGGACGGCCCGCGTGGTAGCCGCGCAGCGGCCGGCGGCGCCCGTCCTGGCGGTGACGCCGGAACCGGCGACGGCGCGGCGGCTCTCGCTGGTCTGGGGTGTGGAGCCGCTCATCCTTCCGGCGCAGCCCTCCAGCGACGTGATGGTGGAGCGCGCGGTGGGGGCGGCGCTGGAGGCGGGGTACATCGCCAACGGCGACCTGGTGGTGATCACCGCCGGCTTCCCGGTGGGCGTCTCGGGCACCACCAACACGCTGAAGGTGCACACCGTGGCCGTCGTCGTGGGGCGCGGCCAGGGCATCGGCCACGA is part of the Bacillota bacterium genome and encodes:
- the pyk gene encoding pyruvate kinase; this translates as MRRSKVVVTIGPASESEERLRQLVEAGMDVARFNLSHGGGEALRQRSERVRRAAEAAGRHVGLMFDTRGPEVRLGRFREGAAELVPGQSFLLVPEPVEGDRERASISYPGLGRDLEPGATLLLDDGNLVLRVRRVRSDGSIECEVVVGGRLLSGKKCLAPGTRLSLPPLLPEDEADLRLGLELEVDFVAASFVQTAEDVLAVRRFLEANAPAGARLPEIVTKVETRHAVDHFEEILEVSDGVMVARGDLGLEMATEEVPFAQKRIIALANRAGKPVITATQMLESMVVHASPTRAEAADVANAVLDGSDAVMLSAESATGAHPVEAVRMMARIAERADAELVARRRRESPSAFLPATVTEAISLASVTTATALEAAAIITPTQSGRTARVVAAQRPAAPVLAVTPEPATARRLSLVWGVEPLILPAQPSSDVMVERAVGAALEAGYIANGDLVVITAGFPVGVSGTTNTLKVHTVAVVVGRGQGIGHEAASGPACLAADATEAAARFRDGDVLVVPRVDGALAALAARAAALVVTEGGLSSPSAIVALNAGKPAIVGFQPGDGVEPLRPGETVTVDPVHGLLYRGRVHRI